Within the Phaseolus vulgaris cultivar G19833 chromosome 9, P. vulgaris v2.0, whole genome shotgun sequence genome, the region TTTCAAGGTATTCTTGAATATTTACCATAGAAATCACCAATTTAATATATCCAATAATACACTAAACCAAAATGGTGTAAGAAAAGAAAGGCAAATAGTTTGGTAATCAAGCTCAAGAATCTAACTGCATGTAGAAAGCTTACTATCAGATTCAGACCTGAGTGCAACTTCTTGACGTACACTATATCTAACTTTCTTATCAAAGCATCGCTCTTTCCTCTTCTGACGGAACCTATTCAACGATGCCTCTCGCTGTGGTAGACTGCATCTTGCAGGAAATTCTACTGAACCCTAAACCGATCATCAACAAacgtaaaattataaaatacccTCACAAACAAAGGCTTTGATTGGATAAATTTCTGCATAAGTTAAAATCACATTATACCCGGTAACTTCGAAAGAAGCTTTCCCGtctaaattcttaaaaaaatcagGTGAAAAGTTGATTTCATTTATATGAGGTTCAATTCTACTCATAAAAGTGCTTTTGAAGAAGTTTATCCAGACAGACTTAAAATTCGTTGAGCTTCAAGCTCTACCGTCGAAACGTACCGTATGATTTTGAGGGGATAGTTCCACCGCACATTGCGAGCCCGGAGTAAGTTCACTTCCTCCCAACAGCAACAATACTGCTTGGACCTGAAACGGCGTCGTAGCAGTGAAAGAAATACAATTCAGTTCAGTCTCAGAAGAGACAGTGATTTTAAGAAAAACAGTGGAAACAGAAGAAAACAAGAAACTGCCTTATCAGGTGTAACGGCATCGAAGACATAGACTTGGCCCCGAAACGAGAGCGTGAGCTGGCTAGAATCCTGGACAGAGATTTCAGGGGGTGAAACGTAGAGGGAGACGGCGGAAACGTCTTCGACATCGGCGCCAACGTCTTCTATGGTGTGGGAGCTGTAATGGATGTGTTGATCGGAGGCGTCGGCGTCGTTGTCTTCGGCCGGGACGATCTGGTTCATGGGGTCGTACATTGTTGTTGGTGGGAGGATAAAATTTGGGGTTTGGAAGTGTTACATTACGCGCGAGTGAAGCAAgaggaaaccctaaccctaaccctaaccctaatccTAATTCTAATACTGAAAACGTAGTGTGATGAGGGAGAGAGGGCGGTGGAAGAAAGAAAGCGACGACAATGGGGATAACTTTAAATACGTCTGAGAATATGTTGTTGTTGGTTTGTGAAGCAACGACAAGATGAAGAGAGtctgagagagagaaaaaaaaaatactgaatATTTGACTATGGAACCTGTCCTTATT harbors:
- the LOC137820792 gene encoding GATA transcription factor 25-like; the encoded protein is MYDPMNQIVPAEDNDADASDQHIHYSSHTIEDVGADVEDVSAVSLYVSPPEISVQDSSQLTLSFRGQVYVFDAVTPDKVQAVLLLLGGSELTPGSQCAVELSPQNHTGSVEFPARCSLPQREASLNRFRQKRKERCFDKKVRYSVRQEVALRMHRNKGQFTSSKKQDGANSWGSDQESGQEAVQSENSCTHCGTSSKSTPMMRRGPSGPRSLCNACGLFWANRGTLRDLSKRNQEHSLVPLEQVDVGSNNDLDCRSVIPAQHDNHVNDIKALVSDR